GGCCTGGATGGCAGCGGCAACAAAATCGGCGTGTATTCGCTCAAATTCGACCCCAAGCAGACCGTGGCCGACAACGCCGCGGTGATCTACGGCACCGAGTCCACCACCGGCGGCGTGGCCTGGCGCACATCCAACAGCAACCCCATCGACATGGGCGCGCGCAGCCTGCTCGGCTTTACCGAAGCCCTCGGCAGCACCGCCGGCCCCTCGGCGATCCAGAACCTGACCAGCACCTTCGTTCTTGAAGCGGTGATCAACGCCAAGCAGAACCTGGACCTCAGCCAAGAAGTGCAGATGGACGGCTCGGCCACGCTGGAAGTGGTTTACCTGTAATTGACAACCCGACTTTCCCTAGTCAAAGGACCAACACCATGCGCACTACCCTCATCACCCTGACCGCCGCACTGCTTGCCGCCGGCAGCAGCGCCGCGTTTGCCGCTTCCAGCGTCGACCTCAGCGTCAAGGGCGTGATTACCCCCAGCGCTTGCACCCCTGGCCTGTCCAATGGCGGGCTGGCCGATATCGGCAAGCTGTCGGCCAAGGACCTTAACGTTGACCA
Above is a genomic segment from Pseudomonas azadiae containing:
- a CDS encoding DUF1120 domain-containing protein, which codes for MNILRLSLAGLALLGSASSTHAASTAELTVTGLITPMACTPVFSAGGVVDFGKISQQDLNETKSTMLPLKTMTLTVSCNSAGRYALRMRDNRDGTAHVNSEIFYGFGLDGSGNKIGVYSLKFDPKQTVADNAAVIYGTESTTGGVAWRTSNSNPIDMGARSLLGFTEALGSTAGPSAIQNLTSTFVLEAVINAKQNLDLSQEVQMDGSATLEVVYL